A stretch of Sphingomonas sp. G-3-2-10 DNA encodes these proteins:
- a CDS encoding RidA family protein: protein MTDTTTRPPIEYFPGGRPGSPFSRAVRVGDVLYVSGQIGSRPDGTKADDLAGQTRQTMDNIAAVLATFGLGMDSIFKCTVMLADMDQWREFNTVYLEYFAPVRLPARSAFGAAKLVGGALTEVECLAYMPG from the coding sequence ATGACCGACACGACGACCCGCCCGCCAATCGAATATTTCCCCGGCGGCCGCCCCGGCTCGCCCTTTTCCCGCGCCGTCCGCGTCGGCGACGTGCTCTACGTCTCCGGCCAGATCGGCAGCCGTCCGGACGGCACCAAGGCCGACGATCTCGCCGGCCAGACCCGCCAGACGATGGACAATATCGCCGCCGTCCTCGCAACGTTCGGCCTGGGCATGGATTCGATCTTCAAATGCACGGTGATGCTGGCCGATATGGACCAGTGGCGCGAGTTCAACACCGTCTATCTGGAGTATTTCGCCCCCGTCCGCCTGCCCGCCCGCAGCGCGTTCGGCGCGGCCAAACTGGTCGGCGGCGCGCTCACCGAAGTCGAGTGTCTCGCTTATATGCCGGGCTGA
- a CDS encoding DJ-1/PfpI family protein, translating into MESQPFTVGMIAFDMMTNLDFVGPFDILSRVRGARTILLGKALDPIVTDSRYRLLPEMRLAEAPELDMIFVPGGPGSTKLMEDPEVLAFLAARAPRAKWVTSVCTGALVLGAAGLLKGYRAATHWSAMDILPVLGAIPVHERVVIDRNRVTGGGVTAGIDFALTLIAQIWGEDQAKLIQLGNEYNPQPPFDAGSPERAPDVAARYRELTRGMTAARMEAAQRAAARLR; encoded by the coding sequence ATGGAATCGCAGCCGTTCACGGTGGGCATGATCGCGTTCGACATGATGACGAACCTCGATTTCGTCGGGCCGTTCGACATTCTCTCGCGGGTACGCGGGGCGCGGACGATCCTGCTGGGCAAGGCGCTCGATCCGATCGTGACCGACTCCCGCTATCGCCTGCTGCCCGAGATGCGGCTGGCCGAAGCACCCGAACTCGACATGATTTTCGTGCCGGGCGGGCCGGGTTCGACGAAGCTGATGGAGGACCCGGAGGTGCTGGCTTTCCTCGCCGCGCGTGCGCCGCGCGCGAAATGGGTGACTTCGGTCTGCACCGGTGCTTTGGTGCTGGGTGCGGCGGGGCTGCTCAAGGGCTATCGCGCGGCGACGCACTGGAGCGCGATGGACATATTGCCGGTGCTGGGCGCGATCCCGGTGCATGAGCGGGTGGTGATCGACCGCAACCGGGTTACCGGCGGAGGCGTGACCGCGGGGATCGACTTCGCGCTGACGCTGATCGCGCAGATATGGGGCGAGGATCAGGCCAAGCTGATCCAGCTGGGCAACGAATATAACCCGCAGCCGCCGTTCGACGCGGGATCTCCGGAGCGAGCGCCCGACGTTGCGGCGCGCTATCGCGAGCTGACGAGGGGGATGACGGCGGCGCGGATGGAAGCCGCGCAACGCGCCGCCGCTCGGCTCCGCTGA
- a CDS encoding MBL fold metallo-hydrolase translates to MSKPFASSTDLAEKTETLEIVADGVYALTAEGDPNVGAIEGEDFLVAIEARATPAAARDWLVKLREHTGKPVRYLILTHYHAVRVLGASAFDAQDIIMSDATAALVEERGEQDWASEFGRMPRLFKQPEEIPGLTRPSITFADHYEIELGGNRGKLELQFCGRGHTEGDIAVWHEKTGTLFAGDLVEAQAALYTGDAFHFDWASHTLDRVKAFGAQHLIGGRGAVAHGTEAVNAAVEQTREFLNGMIENVGAAHRNGGTLKDAFEATHTALGPKFGHWPIFEHCLPFNVQRLWDEFDGIERPRIWTMERDREVWAQLQG, encoded by the coding sequence ATGTCCAAGCCGTTCGCATCATCGACGGACCTTGCCGAAAAGACCGAGACGCTCGAGATCGTCGCGGACGGCGTGTATGCGCTGACCGCCGAGGGCGATCCCAATGTCGGCGCGATCGAAGGCGAGGATTTCCTCGTCGCGATCGAAGCGCGGGCGACCCCGGCCGCGGCGCGCGACTGGCTGGTGAAGCTGCGCGAGCATACCGGCAAGCCGGTCCGCTATCTGATCCTGACGCACTATCATGCCGTGCGCGTGCTGGGCGCCAGCGCGTTCGACGCGCAGGACATCATCATGAGCGATGCGACCGCGGCCCTGGTCGAGGAGCGCGGCGAGCAGGACTGGGCGAGCGAATTCGGCCGGATGCCGCGCCTGTTCAAGCAGCCCGAGGAAATTCCGGGGCTGACGCGCCCGAGCATCACTTTCGCCGATCATTACGAGATCGAGCTGGGGGGGAATCGCGGCAAGCTGGAACTGCAATTCTGCGGACGCGGCCATACCGAGGGCGATATCGCGGTGTGGCACGAGAAGACCGGCACGCTGTTCGCGGGCGATCTCGTCGAGGCGCAGGCGGCGCTCTACACCGGCGATGCATTCCATTTCGACTGGGCCTCGCACACGCTCGACCGCGTGAAGGCGTTCGGCGCGCAGCATCTGATCGGCGGTCGCGGCGCGGTGGCGCATGGGACCGAGGCAGTGAATGCTGCGGTCGAGCAGACCCGCGAGTTCCTCAACGGGATGATCGAGAATGTCGGCGCGGCGCACAGGAATGGGGGCACGCTGAAGGACGCGTTCGAAGCCACGCATACCGCGCTGGGTCCCAAGTTCGGGCATTGGCCGATCTTCGAACATTGCCTGCCCTTCAACGTGCAGCGCCTGTGGGACGAGTTCGACGGGATCGAGCGGCCGCGCATCTGGACGATGGAGCGCGACCGCGAGGTCTGGGCGCAGCTTCAGGGCTGA
- a CDS encoding TonB-dependent receptor — protein MGINTRAMLLATALCMIPGAAYAQAADPAQDGAAQEEAEQGEGGTIIVTGSRISRRDVEAPTPTKVLGSEVLESRGSTSIGEFLSEVPSFRSTQGPSTNTAATLGTGQFSPDLRALGVIRTLTLVDSRRFVPSAATGQVDLNLIPQILVERIDVVTGGASAAYGSDAVSGVVNVILNKRLDGFKGDASMGISDRGDARETRVSLAFGTPFDDGRGHFIIGGDYVKSNGINDIFARDSFADQPGLISYVGARPANAPSRIYATGVTFINMAYGGLITGVNADTNAGNGADVLRGIQFGPGGAPTAFNYGNFATYGTGSTLASGFTGGNVGLFPQDGWTMIVPTTRRTVFGHLDYELSPGLNLFVEAGYGRSAGYGNSPPVRDQAGAATILRDNAYLASSIRDIMVTNNIASFTLGRPYNDFGGIARDNQNTTERFVAGFDYDIGGGWKIDGYYQYGRNVLNANVANLRIENNFRFAVDAVNVNGQIVCAATQANGTVTNTGQILNRFNSAASGCVPINLFGQGSPSASAIDYVTGDVFYQVTTRQQVASLAVQGELMKLPGGTLAVAFGGEWRREEAKAISDVISQANGFNYSNPKPYAGGYDVKEVFGEVVAPLLRDMPFANYLELNGAVRYTDYSSSGGVTTWKLGAIYAPVSDLRLRVTRSRDIRAPNNAELFATTASFAQLRNPYSGVTTQITAINQPSPNLKPEVADTLTVGAVFTPSFFRGLTLSADYFDINISGAISSFSAQSILDNCFAETGTPYFCNFVNRSGTGAATVINSVSVQLLNIAGVRTRGVDFSASYRTRLGGGELTLRGMASYVKDLIFDDGTGAAPRFNAAGVIQSLGGRIDRAGSVGGTAFTAGQQTSATNTPTWTATGSIAYAAEPFMVSLQGRYVGGGKFDATLVGPGDQYYDPASPISIGNNRVDGRFYLDLSGSIDVVKDGNRKLQFYFNVNNLTDRDPPFPVVAIAGMYDRIGRYYRAGLRFTY, from the coding sequence ATGGGGATCAACACGCGCGCCATGCTGCTGGCGACGGCGCTCTGCATGATTCCGGGTGCGGCTTATGCTCAGGCGGCTGACCCGGCGCAGGACGGCGCAGCGCAGGAAGAGGCCGAGCAGGGCGAAGGCGGCACGATCATCGTGACCGGCAGCCGCATCTCGCGCCGCGACGTCGAAGCGCCGACGCCGACCAAGGTGCTGGGTTCCGAAGTGCTCGAATCGCGCGGTTCGACCAGCATCGGCGAATTCCTTTCCGAAGTGCCGTCGTTCCGCAGCACGCAGGGACCGTCGACCAACACGGCCGCCACGCTGGGCACCGGCCAGTTCTCGCCCGATCTTCGCGCGCTGGGCGTTATCCGCACGCTGACGCTGGTCGACAGCCGCCGCTTCGTGCCTTCGGCCGCGACGGGTCAGGTCGATCTCAACCTGATCCCGCAGATCCTGGTCGAGCGGATCGACGTGGTGACCGGCGGCGCATCGGCGGCTTACGGTTCGGACGCCGTTTCGGGCGTGGTCAACGTCATCCTCAACAAGCGGCTCGACGGCTTCAAGGGCGATGCCTCGATGGGCATCAGCGATCGCGGCGATGCCCGCGAAACCCGCGTGTCGCTGGCGTTCGGTACGCCCTTCGATGACGGCCGCGGCCATTTCATCATCGGCGGCGACTATGTGAAGTCGAACGGCATCAACGACATCTTCGCGCGTGATTCCTTCGCCGACCAGCCGGGCCTGATCTCCTATGTCGGCGCGCGTCCGGCCAATGCGCCGTCGCGCATCTATGCGACGGGCGTGACCTTCATCAACATGGCCTATGGCGGCCTGATCACGGGCGTGAACGCCGACACCAATGCCGGCAACGGCGCGGACGTGCTGCGCGGGATCCAGTTCGGCCCCGGCGGCGCGCCGACCGCCTTCAACTACGGCAATTTCGCTACTTATGGCACCGGCAGCACGCTTGCCAGCGGCTTTACCGGCGGCAATGTCGGCCTGTTCCCGCAGGATGGCTGGACGATGATCGTCCCGACCACCCGGCGTACTGTGTTCGGCCATCTCGATTACGAACTGTCGCCGGGCCTGAACCTGTTCGTCGAGGCGGGCTATGGCCGCAGCGCGGGCTACGGCAATTCGCCGCCGGTTCGCGATCAGGCAGGCGCCGCGACGATCCTGCGCGACAATGCGTATCTCGCGTCGTCGATCCGCGACATCATGGTGACGAACAACATCGCGTCGTTCACGCTGGGCCGTCCCTATAATGATTTCGGCGGCATCGCTCGCGACAACCAGAACACCACCGAGCGCTTCGTGGCCGGCTTCGATTACGACATCGGCGGCGGCTGGAAGATCGACGGCTATTATCAATATGGCCGCAACGTCCTGAACGCGAACGTCGCCAATCTGCGCATCGAGAATAATTTCCGGTTCGCGGTGGATGCGGTGAACGTCAACGGGCAGATCGTCTGCGCCGCGACCCAAGCCAATGGCACGGTGACCAACACCGGCCAGATCCTCAACCGCTTCAACTCGGCGGCTTCGGGCTGCGTGCCGATCAACCTGTTCGGCCAGGGTTCGCCCAGCGCATCGGCGATCGACTATGTGACCGGCGACGTCTTCTATCAGGTCACCACGCGGCAGCAGGTTGCGTCGCTGGCGGTGCAGGGCGAGCTGATGAAGCTGCCCGGCGGTACGCTGGCGGTGGCGTTCGGCGGCGAATGGCGGCGCGAGGAAGCCAAGGCGATCTCCGACGTGATCTCGCAGGCGAACGGCTTCAACTACAGCAACCCCAAGCCCTATGCCGGTGGCTATGATGTGAAGGAAGTGTTCGGCGAAGTCGTCGCGCCGCTGCTGCGCGACATGCCCTTCGCCAACTATCTCGAGCTGAACGGTGCGGTCCGCTACACCGATTATTCCAGCTCGGGCGGGGTCACGACGTGGAAGCTGGGTGCGATCTACGCGCCGGTTTCGGACCTGCGCCTGCGCGTCACCCGGTCGCGTGACATTCGCGCGCCGAACAATGCCGAGCTGTTCGCCACCACGGCATCGTTCGCCCAGTTGCGCAATCCGTACAGCGGCGTGACGACCCAGATTACCGCGATCAACCAGCCCAGCCCGAACCTGAAGCCGGAGGTAGCGGATACGCTGACCGTCGGTGCGGTGTTCACGCCCAGCTTCTTCCGCGGCCTGACGCTGTCCGCCGATTATTTCGACATCAACATCAGCGGCGCGATCTCGAGCTTCTCGGCCCAGTCGATCCTCGACAATTGCTTCGCGGAAACGGGCACGCCCTATTTCTGCAATTTCGTGAACCGCTCCGGCACGGGCGCGGCAACGGTGATCAACTCGGTCTCGGTGCAGCTCCTCAACATCGCCGGCGTAAGGACGCGGGGCGTCGACTTCTCGGCATCGTACCGCACCCGGCTGGGCGGCGGCGAGCTGACGCTTCGCGGCATGGCGTCGTACGTCAAGGATCTGATCTTCGACGACGGCACCGGCGCAGCACCGCGCTTCAACGCGGCGGGCGTGATCCAGTCGCTGGGCGGCCGGATCGACCGCGCCGGATCGGTGGGCGGCACTGCCTTCACCGCCGGCCAGCAGACCAGCGCGACCAACACGCCGACCTGGACCGCGACCGGATCGATCGCCTACGCAGCCGAGCCGTTCATGGTCAGCCTGCAGGGCCGTTATGTCGGCGGCGGCAAGTTCGACGCCACGCTGGTTGGCCCGGGCGACCAGTATTACGATCCCGCATCGCCGATCTCGATCGGCAACAACCGGGTGGACGGCCGCTTCTACCTCGATCTCTCGGGTTCGATCGACGTGGTGAAGGATGGCAACCGCAAGCTGCAATTCTACTTCAACGTCAACAACCTGACCGACCGGGATCCGCCGTTCCCGGTGGTCGCGATCGCAGGCATGTATGACCGCATCGGCCGTTACTATCGTGCCGGCCTGCGCTTCACCTACTGA
- a CDS encoding membrane dipeptidase: MCIVCASASQAGGTASLPRPSIDAERRAAGVAFLRCHPSVDLHAHPGRFFMRGAARTEFTASYPEPDPDGAIADMRAGLVAAAFFATVADLPVLGRTGKGLGAVRDFAPSEALADHWRQIDAADALFRANGLSTHEIATGKLTGLISVEGGDFIEDRLDRIAEAAARGVRSITLIHYRTNQIGDTQTEAPTHGGLTPLGRETIRAMEAAGVLVDLSHATLDTVRDATAIATRPMLLSHSNVAPISGTHPRLISLDHARMVTATGGVVGCVPAGFAQASFEDFVETILRTVDQLGVDHVAIGTDMDFTYRSVLPGYRDWPALAGTLLARLTEDEAARVMGGNVMRLLA, encoded by the coding sequence ATGTGCATCGTCTGCGCCAGCGCTTCGCAAGCCGGCGGAACCGCCAGCCTGCCCCGCCCCTCGATCGATGCCGAACGGCGCGCGGCGGGAGTCGCATTTCTCCGCTGCCATCCGAGCGTCGATCTCCACGCCCATCCCGGCCGCTTCTTCATGCGCGGCGCTGCGCGGACCGAGTTCACCGCTTCCTATCCCGAACCCGATCCCGATGGTGCAATCGCGGACATGCGCGCGGGGCTGGTGGCTGCCGCCTTCTTCGCCACCGTCGCCGACCTCCCGGTGCTGGGCCGCACCGGCAAGGGCCTCGGCGCAGTGCGTGACTTCGCACCCAGCGAAGCGCTGGCGGACCATTGGCGGCAGATTGACGCGGCGGACGCACTGTTCCGCGCGAACGGCCTGTCCACGCATGAGATCGCCACGGGAAAGCTGACCGGGCTGATCTCGGTCGAGGGCGGCGACTTTATCGAGGACCGCCTCGATCGCATCGCCGAAGCCGCCGCACGCGGCGTCCGCTCGATCACCCTCATCCACTACCGCACCAACCAGATCGGCGATACGCAGACCGAAGCGCCGACGCATGGCGGCCTCACCCCGCTCGGTCGCGAGACGATCCGCGCGATGGAGGCGGCGGGGGTGCTGGTCGATCTCTCGCACGCGACTTTGGATACCGTCCGCGACGCCACCGCCATCGCCACGCGTCCGATGCTGCTGTCGCATTCCAACGTCGCGCCGATCAGCGGCACGCATCCCCGGCTGATCTCGCTCGATCACGCCCGCATGGTCACCGCGACCGGCGGCGTGGTCGGCTGCGTCCCCGCCGGGTTCGCCCAGGCCAGCTTCGAGGATTTCGTCGAGACCATCCTGCGCACGGTTGACCAGCTCGGCGTCGATCATGTCGCCATCGGGACCGACATGGATTTCACCTATCGCAGCGTGCTGCCCGGCTATCGCGACTGGCCTGCACTCGCCGGCACGCTGCTGGCGCGCCTGACCGAAGATGAAGCCGCCCGGGTGATGGGCGGCAATGTGATGAGGCTATTGGCATGA
- a CDS encoding SDR family NAD(P)-dependent oxidoreductase, with amino-acid sequence MSRRPMFDTGAALVFGGSGGLGSAICRGFAELGSPVALTWRSNETAASALTAELAAGGTEAAAFRADVTDAASVEAAVRDAVARFGRIHSVVFVAGAMPVQRYIGQYEDAEWREAIDVEVHGFYHVVRAALPHFRANESGAFVHLGSAGDLAWANRDGLSVIPKAANEAMVRGIAREEGRYGIRANSVLIGVIEGGMFIKFRDAGVFDDAWIAKTHERLGLKRLGKPEEIADAVTFLASRRASYVTGQQISVAGGYGI; translated from the coding sequence ATGTCCCGGCGACCGATGTTCGATACAGGCGCAGCACTCGTCTTTGGCGGCAGCGGCGGCCTTGGCAGCGCGATCTGCCGGGGGTTCGCCGAACTGGGCAGCCCGGTGGCGCTAACCTGGCGCAGCAACGAGACCGCGGCATCGGCACTGACCGCCGAACTGGCGGCAGGCGGCACGGAAGCAGCAGCCTTCCGCGCCGATGTGACCGATGCAGCATCGGTCGAAGCCGCGGTGCGCGATGCAGTCGCCCGGTTCGGCCGCATCCACAGCGTCGTCTTCGTCGCCGGCGCGATGCCGGTGCAACGCTATATCGGCCAGTATGAAGACGCCGAATGGCGCGAGGCGATCGATGTCGAGGTGCATGGCTTCTACCATGTCGTCCGCGCCGCCCTGCCCCATTTCCGCGCGAATGAGAGCGGTGCCTTCGTCCATCTGGGGTCCGCCGGCGATCTCGCCTGGGCCAATCGCGATGGCCTGTCGGTGATCCCCAAGGCCGCCAACGAAGCGATGGTGCGTGGCATCGCGCGCGAGGAAGGGCGCTATGGCATCCGGGCGAATTCGGTGCTGATCGGCGTGATCGAGGGCGGCATGTTCATCAAGTTCCGCGACGCCGGAGTGTTCGACGATGCGTGGATCGCGAAGACCCATGAACGGCTCGGCCTGAAACGCCTCGGCAAGCCCGAGGAGATTGCCGATGCCGTCACCTTCCTCGCCTCTCGCCGCGCATCCTATGTCACCGGCCAGCAGATTTCGGTCGCGGGCGGCTACGGCATCTAA
- a CDS encoding amino acid aminotransferase → MFAELAEPPLDPILGLAQLLARDASPDKVDLGIGIYHDEQGKAPVLDCVKAAERWLVENQPSKRYLSSAGNPDFNLQMRGLLFPEGSDAYQRARTIQAPGGTGALRVASDLLKRLRPEGRVFIPGPTWPNHPGILKASGHEIVVYPYYDLASGALKFDAMMAALADLRANDTLLVHGCCHNPTGADLDIDQWSAVADLLEKAGAAVLVDLAYLGLGDGLEQDAAGVRLLASRLPELIVASSCSKNFAMYRERVGALTVVGGSEKDAVLAHAHTLPVIRTLYSMPPDHGAAVVAQVLDDATARAGWEVELRTMRERINTMRERLAARLAGQSARDYGFIARQRGMFTMLGISPEGVETLRRDHHVHLTSSGRVNVAGLNSKNVDRVADAIAAVSQG, encoded by the coding sequence ATGTTCGCCGAATTAGCCGAGCCACCCCTCGATCCGATCCTGGGGCTTGCCCAGCTGCTCGCGCGCGACGCCAGCCCCGACAAGGTCGATCTCGGCATCGGCATCTATCATGACGAGCAGGGCAAGGCCCCGGTGCTCGATTGCGTAAAGGCCGCCGAGCGCTGGCTGGTCGAGAACCAGCCGAGCAAGCGCTACCTCTCCTCCGCGGGCAATCCCGACTTCAACCTGCAGATGCGCGGGCTGCTGTTTCCCGAAGGCAGCGACGCGTATCAGCGCGCACGCACGATACAGGCGCCGGGCGGCACCGGCGCGCTGCGCGTGGCTTCGGACCTGCTCAAGCGGCTGCGGCCCGAGGGGCGGGTGTTCATCCCCGGCCCGACCTGGCCGAACCATCCCGGCATCCTGAAGGCCAGCGGGCACGAGATCGTCGTCTATCCCTATTACGACCTCGCCAGCGGCGCGCTGAAGTTCGATGCGATGATGGCTGCGCTGGCCGATCTGCGCGCGAACGACACGCTGCTGGTGCATGGTTGCTGCCACAATCCGACCGGCGCGGATCTGGATATCGACCAATGGTCTGCAGTGGCCGACCTGCTGGAGAAGGCCGGCGCGGCGGTGCTGGTCGATCTGGCCTATCTCGGTCTTGGCGACGGGCTGGAGCAGGATGCGGCGGGCGTCCGCCTGCTCGCCAGCCGGTTGCCCGAGCTGATCGTCGCCAGTTCCTGCTCGAAGAATTTCGCCATGTATCGCGAGCGCGTGGGCGCGCTGACCGTGGTCGGCGGAAGCGAGAAGGATGCGGTGCTGGCGCATGCGCATACGCTGCCGGTGATCCGCACCCTCTATTCGATGCCGCCCGATCATGGCGCTGCGGTGGTCGCTCAGGTGCTGGACGATGCGACGGCGCGCGCGGGCTGGGAAGTCGAGCTGCGCACGATGCGCGAGCGGATCAACACGATGCGCGAGCGGCTGGCCGCGCGCCTCGCGGGGCAGAGTGCGCGCGACTATGGCTTTATCGCCCGCCAGCGCGGCATGTTCACGATGCTGGGCATTTCGCCCGAGGGCGTCGAGACGCTGCGCCGCGATCATCACGTCCATCTGACGAGCTCCGGCCGCGTCAACGTCGCCGGACTGAACAGCAAGAATGTCGACCGGGTCGCCGATGCGATCGCGGCAGTCAGCCAGGGTTGA
- a CDS encoding FAD-binding oxidoreductase — translation MSALDMPGADILVTDADARETYLRDATGKWPSHVLSVGRPRSSEEVAAIVRHAAANGLAVVPQGGNTGLVGGCGIGAERPAVMLSLDRMRAIRMIDPVGATVVVEAGCILADLQAAVAEQGFAIPLGLGSEGSATIGGLISTNAGGIRALRYGVMRSLVLGLEVVLPDGRVWDGLRTVAKNNMGYDLKQLFVGGEGTLGVVTAAALRLVPAWQQVETAWLAVESPAAALRLLDALRAALGDVVVACELIQRRGIEWGEAAVPGLKVPGIGDHGWFVLIEFASSARLLPLREALETALGEVMEQGLVLDGTLAESEAQRREFWKIREAVVMGKIAAKPSVTLDVAVPLGQVPAFLDEAEALAEALMPGVECLGFGHVGDGNIHFSVHRGTNDVAAFEPRVAEICAALERLALTHGGSICAEHGVGRRMRDAVAAAVGEVEHDLFCRVKRAIDPENRMNPGAVVAL, via the coding sequence ATGTCCGCACTCGACATGCCGGGTGCGGACATCCTCGTCACCGATGCCGACGCGCGCGAAACCTATCTTCGCGACGCGACGGGCAAATGGCCGTCCCACGTGCTCTCCGTGGGGCGGCCACGCTCGTCTGAAGAGGTGGCCGCCATCGTCCGTCATGCGGCGGCGAACGGTCTTGCGGTGGTGCCGCAGGGCGGGAATACCGGGCTGGTCGGCGGATGCGGGATCGGGGCCGAACGGCCGGCGGTGATGCTGTCGCTCGACCGGATGCGGGCGATCCGCATGATCGATCCGGTCGGCGCGACGGTGGTGGTCGAGGCGGGGTGCATTCTTGCCGATCTTCAGGCGGCGGTGGCCGAACAGGGCTTCGCGATACCGCTCGGGCTTGGCTCCGAAGGCAGCGCGACGATCGGCGGGTTGATCTCGACCAATGCCGGAGGCATCCGCGCATTGCGCTACGGCGTGATGCGCAGCCTCGTGCTGGGCCTCGAAGTGGTGCTGCCCGACGGGCGGGTTTGGGACGGGCTGCGGACCGTCGCCAAGAATAACATGGGGTACGACCTCAAACAGCTGTTCGTCGGCGGGGAGGGGACGCTGGGCGTCGTCACCGCCGCGGCGCTGCGGCTGGTGCCGGCGTGGCAGCAGGTGGAGACTGCGTGGCTGGCAGTGGAAAGTCCGGCGGCGGCGCTGCGTCTGCTCGATGCATTGCGCGCGGCGCTGGGCGATGTCGTGGTCGCGTGCGAGCTGATCCAGCGGCGCGGGATCGAATGGGGCGAGGCGGCGGTGCCTGGTCTCAAGGTGCCCGGCATCGGAGATCATGGGTGGTTCGTGCTGATCGAGTTCGCGTCGTCGGCCAGGCTGCTGCCGCTCCGCGAAGCGCTGGAGACCGCGCTGGGCGAAGTGATGGAGCAGGGGCTGGTGCTCGACGGGACGCTGGCCGAGAGCGAAGCGCAGCGGCGCGAGTTCTGGAAGATCCGCGAAGCCGTGGTGATGGGGAAGATCGCGGCCAAGCCTTCGGTGACGCTCGATGTCGCGGTGCCGCTGGGACAGGTCCCGGCGTTTCTCGACGAGGCGGAAGCGCTGGCCGAAGCGCTGATGCCTGGCGTCGAATGCCTTGGCTTCGGGCATGTCGGTGACGGCAATATCCATTTCTCGGTGCATCGCGGGACCAACGACGTCGCGGCGTTCGAGCCGCGCGTGGCGGAGATCTGCGCGGCGCTGGAGCGGCTGGCGCTGACGCATGGCGGGTCGATCTGCGCCGAGCATGGCGTGGGGCGGCGGATGCGCGATGCGGTGGCGGCGGCCGTGGGCGAAGTGGAGCATGACCTGTTCTGCCGCGTGAAGCGCGCGATCGATCCGGAGAACCGGATGAACCCCGGCGCGGTGGTTGCGCTATGA